Below is a genomic region from Papilio machaon chromosome 11, ilPapMach1.1, whole genome shotgun sequence.
GAAGCGTTGTGCATAGCAATAGTAATATGTCTCAAGTCGGTGCACACTTGCCACTTCTTGTTGACGTGTTGTTTTAGTGATAGTTGGAATTCACAAGGTGTTGCATAGTAGTAACTGCACCTTTTCTTTCgttaaaatagttgaaaaaaaatagcgtCTATAAATGTCATAATACAATGTAGTGTAttgtagtaagtaaataatttttatctttttctttgtgtgccgccaaattttgaaatcgttAAATATGTGCCGCAACAAAAGAAAGGTTGAGAATCGCTGCTCTAAATTTTTTtgagtataattaatttttaaataacttaaatgtttGTCTCCAGGTGTTGTTTTCATCGCTATAGACAGCAAAGATAACTCAAGAGTTGCCATCAAAGATATTGATTTGACAAAACAATCCAAAAAGGATCTCATACTCAACGAAATCAATGTATTAAAAGGATTTCACCACAAGAACTTAGTTAACTTCCTTGATGCATTCTTAAGTTACGATCACCTTTGGGTTGCTATGGAGTTACTAGATGGTGGCTCGTTGACTGATGTTGTAACAGAAGTGGTCATGAAGGAAGGACAAATCGCAGCAGTTTGCCGTGAAACACTTCAAGCAATCGCTTTCTTACATTCAAAAGGAACTATACATAGAGATATTAAATCTGACAATGTGCTACTAGGCATGGATGGTACGGTGAAAGTCACAGATTTTGGATTCTGTGCTAATATTGTTGGCGATGAAAAGAGACAGACTATGGTCGGTACACCATATTGGATGGCACCGGAAGTAGTGACTAGAAAACAGTATGGTAAAAAGGTAGATGTTTGGTCATTGGGCATAATGGCTATAGAAATGATTGAAGGGGAACCCCCGTATATGAAAGAAACACCATTACGTGCTTTATATTTGATAGCTGCGGTTGGACGACCAAAGATTCCGAGATGGGAATCTTTGTCACCTGATTTTCAAGACTTCTTGGACAAGTGTCTGCATGTTGATGTAGATTTGAGAGCGACTGCAGATGAATTACTCGCTCATCCGTTCCTTGAATGTGCTATGGAACTAAAGACTCTcactccgttgattaaagctGCTCAGAGAATTCTACACAAAAGTTACGACTGAAGTTACATTGAACGGTAATtaccttttacattttattacaacagtTTCTAGTTCATCTATTCTATACTTTTACGTATGATTAGATTAATTTTgacaatataaatgtttagattgtCTAAAGCTTGAGAACAAATGTAtgtccatataaaaattaagtgcCAATGAAAGGCTTGTATTTTTATCGTTATTTCTGGTCATTCGTACCAAAAGACTGCATCATGTTTAAACGAGCGGAAAGAAATTTTGATAACGTTTACTCGTTTTATTATCGTTGTGCCGTAATATTAGGACACGTcattgtgtaaatattttcacaacgAAATTGCATACATCCGTCTTAGAGAGGGCAAGGTCGAGAATGTGTGCTTTCAAAAGAATCACAAGGATCCcaacatacaaaatatgataggttaaagatttaatatagaaaattacgTCAAGTCATGATCATggcaatatatatttacattaaagtaCTACATTGTGACTAGTAATAGTGCGAAGTTTTACTTGTTTAGTAAAAACTCGCACTATGCACTCTGAcgttattataatacaatattaaggATTATAGGGAGTTACGGTGTCAAAGTTAAATGTTGTTCAACCGATATGCGATTTTTACAACTtactaataaaactataagGAAACATGCACAATTACCTTATCGAtttgtgataaaaaattgtgttattaaaaaaataaatcgtgAAACTCAAATGCAAAATGgaatttaactttatgttaCAGTTATTGATGATTTCGTTAGAAATATACTCTctcgttatatttatatcacacAATAATTCTcgactttaaatatttcattcgtTCAAATCAAATTTGTCATCCACAGctcagtatttaaaaaaaaatattatattcaatatttattttgtttcctaggagataatttgaataaaaataattgtttttagtcAGACACAATTAGggcaagaaagaaataaaatatagaagagggtataaaattactttcactCCTATAATGGATTTATCATTTATAGCGTTTGTCCTACATTATTCAATGTCAGTTCAACATCGGACTTATACAGACTGATGATAATGACtcattatttcattgtatGTGACTTCGTAGTTTAACATTTCGATCCAGACAGAGCTGTTAAGCCCCCTGTCATATTAAGGACCCCATAAGATTATAAAAGCGCGAGAGCAAACTAGTCTAATATAACGCGTTGTCACATAACATCGGAACGCGCTCTATGATTGTGTATTATCACTAAACACGAACGATATGCTATCAGCTCTtgatattgatatttatacaTCACAATGTACAGTAGGCGACATTTACGTTGGCACTTCGGGAACAGTAAGACTTCGGCAAAGTTCGGCTGCGTTCGGTTTTGTAGAGCGTTGTTTCTGTCGTACACTGCATTTCTTTATGacaatactttataaaaaccCGAAACCTTGCTCTTGTCGTGTGCCATCTTAAATGGCGCGTACAGTAACGCTGTCATGGCGTTATTGAAATAAGTTGAAATTGTGTTATGTACAATTGAatgccataattattttataggtattgaatttattctaaattagtcaTAAGTTCGCTTGTTATTTGTGCTCTTGATTAGTTACTTAAGAGTTCTATTTTGTAATCGTCCAAATTTACGATAGACTAGGTTTTCAAAAGGTTATTTCCATGAAATACtgaaagttgtaaaaaaaataggctCATCCCCTGTcatttaaaatgcaatataCAGATAAACACTGAGATTAGACACGGCAATTGATGGTTAACTCTGTTTAATTTGACAATTTCTTAtagcttaaatttttttgttaattaattatcagCGTAGAAATAAAGGTATCAAGTTTTCGTAATAACAATTCAACTATATCTGCTTTGTTTTTAAGCCGACTGCGAATTCAATATTTCAAAGTTAAGTGTTTCCACGCATTTTGTGAAGGACATTTAAGACAATAGAATCGTGGGTTTGAATTAATGCGCTATTATCTATAGTTccggaaaaaaaatctttttttaaaacgacaacgaaaacatattttaattttcgatCACATTAACGTACATAATTCtttttacctttaaacaaaGCTGACTTGGCAGATGTGTTTTTAACAAGCTAATTGTCTCTGAAGGTACATGTAGGTAGTTGGTTAAAACATCACATTTCATGGTCGCCGCGTTGTGAATTGACTTAATTGAAGATTACATTTGTAATGAGACTTctcgtagtttttttttttcattgttacaAAGGCTAAAGTCACCTTCAGAATTAAgttttgcaatttaatttgaGTACAGATCCAAAATTTGAAGGTAGTCAAAACATTTTGCGTAATTGACTGTGATCTCtagtttaatattcaattgaaATGAGTATGTACATAAAATGCCGCCAATTCCgtgtttcgtctgataagTGTGCGTTCCGGAGGCCTTttctctttcctttcccatccttttcttataaggaacgcatgggaaggggaaaaGGATTTAACGGTGAAGGGGACGCataaggggaaatattctctttttgtgcgtcccctccgctgtcgattaaaggtaggcaactcatctccaattgcgaatgtctacgagcaacggtcgcttcgcttttgcgttcatgtggccgcttgctcgtttgccaccttgtggtataaaaaaataaataaagatagcgacaaatattattttgtgggAATAACCTTTGGATACATAAGTTAAGAATTAAtgcgattttttattaatttaccaaaaatatatgtgtacatataattttatttgtagctAGTCCGTTAAGTGATTTTATAAGTGGCATTTTTGTATACCGTTTTaccaaatatgtatttttgtatgttgcATACAACTATTTTGATAATCAATTTCTTTTTCGATGTATTTACTAAACTTAAGATACACTGATTTCCTTACAAAATAAAGTGGAACAaatttacgtataatttaacaaagatttaattaaattgacttttatatttaaacattaacacGTTCAGTGCCGATGACTCGCCTAGGGTGTTCAAAAACttaattcaatatattatttatggcTTTCCCTTTATGGATTGGGCCACTATCGTGTGAATACTAAACGAGAAaaatctgcgattcctctggtattgcagatgtccatgggcgtcgatgaacaccttggtgttcccgctgcacTTTTGCCcctttctcttataaaaaaaaatgtttagaagAGACTGGCACTGGCTTTTGTAGAAGTTTTGTGAGCATACAGTGGTCCAAagcttttaaacttttgtgtCACCTAaagtttagaaaaatttatgCGGATACGAAGAATTCACAAACATCGTGGCAAGGAACGTATTTAATGCCAAGACATATATATCAATtacccattttttttaaaaacatgcaTGCGCGTCACATTCCGTTTTTGGTTTGCCTTCACATCTCAAGTTGTTCTGTTTGGGTAAAACAAATCGGTTCTCTTTGAATCCTCATTTTATCTAGAATGTAATCTATACTAATAAAACCGTTTATCATTTCACTAGATCGTGACGGTTAACTTTTTTAGTCGCCTAAAAGATGAACTGATTAACACATTCCATGCCACTGCATGAgaacgtcggtggctcagggacTAACCACTTGTAATTTGTAGGTCCTGGGCTTGAaacccgccatgtaccaatgtgatttTCTATTTGCATGTGTACATTTATATCGTTtttacagtgaaggaaaacatcgtgatgcaacctgctcatacatatctgagaataaattcaaagatatttgttaagtcaaccaacccgcactgggctagACTGGTTacctatggcctagtcacccctaacttagggttggttccgagcccctcattGGGGACgtttagtgagctgatgatgataccACTGTGACTTTTACGAcatcttttaaatttcactGGACTCACTAGATGAGTCGGCGgcagtgaacgtgttaaatgtgaaatgctttttaaataaatctttgttcTGCATACTTTTACATTCTACACGCTACTGTTTATACACATTCCGGTATTGATTCAACTGaccaattatttattttttatacttcttTACTATTGCGTAGAACTTTTAGGTTACTTCACTATTGCTACATTTagcttaaataattattattaagactGTACTCTGGCTAGTAAATGTGCCTCTAATATGcttgtaaaaatacaattgtCTTCATAAAACTATGTGGGAGTGTTTTTggtttgttattaaaacttgGTAATAGTCGCGAATAA
It encodes:
- the LOC106717693 gene encoding serine/threonine-protein kinase PAK 3, giving the protein MSGRGVLRKLFYKKQHNKDERATEIGMPTNVKQHIHVSKNSETGMLEGLPSSWLRLINTQITPAEQNENPDAAIQAVKFHMYTIKKEKAQDEPFKPFVTEEAITEEDLEIEKLLDKKNAHQSQDSDLSIGQSSEEDVAPNDNFSQRQTMPATPTKHSMKKKDAMMDLTAVVQDLTLIGDESEESPILRKKEMMNAALTDEEVYEELKRICNKDDPYVRFERIKQLGAGASGVVFIAIDSKDNSRVAIKDIDLTKQSKKDLILNEINVLKGFHHKNLVNFLDAFLSYDHLWVAMELLDGGSLTDVVTEVVMKEGQIAAVCRETLQAIAFLHSKGTIHRDIKSDNVLLGMDGTVKVTDFGFCANIVGDEKRQTMVGTPYWMAPEVVTRKQYGKKVDVWSLGIMAIEMIEGEPPYMKETPLRALYLIAAVGRPKIPRWESLSPDFQDFLDKCLHVDVDLRATADELLAHPFLECAMELKTLTPLIKAAQRILHKSYD